GAGGTCCCCGAGTTCCCCTCCTTCTACGCGGTGCCCGGCCCGGACGGGCTGCACCGGGCGCAGCGCTTCGCCGCGTACGCCGTGGTCACCGACCCGGAGGAGCGGGTGCTGCTCACCCGGGTCTCCGACGGGTACCCGGGCGCCGGCTGCTGGCACCTGCCGGGCGGCGGCACCGACTACGGCGAGCAGCCGGGCGCGGCGCTGATCCGGGAGCTGGTCGAGGAGACCGGGCAGACCGGTCGCCTGGTCGAGCTGCTCGGGGTGGCCAGCCACCGGGACGCCGCCTCGCTCGGCCCCGAGGGCTACCCGATCGACTGGCACGGGGTGCGCGCCTTCTACCGGGTGGTCGTCGACCAGCCTGCCCCGCCCACCGTGACCGACGTCGGCGGCTCCACCTGCGAGGCCCGCTGGTTCCGCCGAGAGGAGCTGACCGCCCTCCCCGCCGACCGCCTCACCGAGGTGACGGCCGAAGCCGTCCAGGCCGCCCAACTCCTCTAACCCCACCCGCACCCCCTCCCCACCGGCCGCCCCGGTGATCATGAAGTTGTTGCCACGACACGCCGTGCCGGTGGGCAATAGGTTCATGATCGACGGGGATGGCCGGTCGGGTAGTGGAGAGCGGGGGCTGATGGAACAGCGGCGGCGGATCGGGGCGTACGGGGTGTGCCGGGACGGGGAGCGGGTGCTGCTCGTGCGGGGGTCGGCCGCCGCGGACTTTCCCGGGGTGTGGCAGCTGCCCGGGGGCGGGCTCGACCACGCCGAGCATCCCGAGGCGGCGGTGGTGCGGGAGTTCGCCGAGGAGACCGGGCTGGCCGTCGAGGCGGCCGGGCTCCGGGACGCCGTGGCGGACGTGACCCGGTTCCCGGACCTCGGGGTCGCCCTGCACACCGACCGGATCATCTTCGACGTCACGCCGACCGGAGGGACGCTCCGGGACGAGGTCGACCAGACCACCGACCTGGCCGCCTGGTTCACCCCCGCCGAGGCGGCCGGCCTGTCGCTGCTGCCGTTCACCGCCGAGCTGCTCGGCCTGCCGGTCACCCCGCTGCCCGCGCGGACCGCCCGGGCGCCGTTCGAGCCGGCGCCCACCGACCGGCGGCAGCGCTTCGCCGCGTACGGCCTGGTCACCGACCCGGCGGGACGGGTGCTGCTCACCATGATCGCCGACGGGTACCCGGGCGCCGGTAAGTGGCACCTGCCCGGCGGCGGCACCGACCACGGCGAGCAGCCCGCCGCCGGACTGCTCCGCGAGCTGGTCGAGGAGGCCGGCCAGCTCGGCCGGGTGGTCGACCTGCTGGCCGTGGACAACCTGCACAATCCGGCCGCGCTCGGCCCCGAGGGGCGGCCGTTGGACTGGCACGGCGTCCGGGTGATCTACCGCGTGCGGGTGGACGCCCCGACCGAGGCGATGGTGACCGAGCTCGCCGGCGGGTCCACCGCCCGCGCCGCCTGGTTCGCTCCGGAGCAGATCAGCGAGCTGCGGCTGACCGACGTGGCGGTCCTGGCAACCGGACGTCGGGGGAGGTAGCACCCGCTCGCCGAGCCGCCCCGGGCCTCCTCCGGTACAGTCGGTAGTTGGGTTGGTGCGAGAAACGGGCGATGACGCCCGAGATGGGAATAAGAGAGCGGTTCGCGCGGCTTAAGGGAGATATAAGTGCCGCCGGCAGCTATCGCCAAGCCCCTTTCCCTTGTGCAATGGTGTACTCCGCAAAACGGGCTGCCGGACCAGCAAGGTCCGGCACGAGACAGCCGGACAGCCGCCCCTGGTGGGCGGTCAGCCGATCCGGTGATGGAGGAAACGTGCCGAGAGCCCCATGGCGCCGGCGTCGTACGACTGACAGTCCGCGCCCCGCAGGGCGTCGCTGGGCGGGCCGGTTGCGCCGCAGCAGCACGTTCGCCCGCCAGGTGCTGCTGGTCAGGGTGGGCCGCCGGGAGGGTGCCGTCGCCGGGACCGACCTGGTCGTACCCGACCACCGCTACGCCGACCGGCAGCGCCGCCGCTACGGCCGGTTCGACCGCACCGAGGTCGAGGCGATCATGCCGGTCAGCCCGGCGCTCGCCCCAACCTCGCCGGTCGACGACGACGCGTCGGCGATGTCGATCCCGCTCCTGCCGGGTGAGCGCACCGCCGCCCGGCGGATGAAGTTCGCCCTGGTCAACGCCTGCACCCTGAGCAGCCTGATGCTCGGCATGCTGGCCATCTTCCTGGCCATGCAGGGCGAGGTCCGGGTCGCGGCGCTCTGCCTGATCGCCTGCGTCGTGTTCGACGGCCTCGACGGCGCGCTGGCCCGCAAGCTCGGCGTGGCCAGCCCCTTCGGCGCCCAGATGGACTCGCTGGCCGACATGTGCTCGTTCGGCCTCGCCGCCCCGGTGGTGGTCTACGCCTCGCTGGCCGGCTCGGTGCCGCCGGCCGCCGCCGCGGTGGCCTGCGCCCTCGTCGCGGCCTGCGCCGCGATCCGGCTCGCCCGGTTCAACGTCTCGCCGAAGGACGGCCGGTTCTTCTGTGGCGTACCGACCACCATGGCGGCGGCCGTGCTGGCCCTGACCGTGGCCATCGGGCTGCCGGTCTCCGGCCTGGTGCTGGTCGGCGGGGTGGCCCTGCTGGCCTTCGCGATGGTCTCCAGCTTCCCGTACGCGAAGCTGGCCCGGCTGGTGAAGCTGCCGCCGTGGCTCTGGCTGGCGCCGGTGGTCGGCGCCCTGGTCGACATCCGGCTGACCTTCGCCCTGGTGGTGGTGGGTTACCTGGTCAGCGGCCCGCTGCTGTGGCTGCACCAGCGCCGTACCGCCTGATCCGAGCCATCGAAAAGGGGCGCCGCACTCGCGGCGCCCCTTTTCGCGTCTCCGTGTCTCAGACCCAGCGGGCGATCACGGTCGAGCCGCCGACCACCTTGTCGCCGGGGCCGACCAGCGGCTCGGCGGCGTCCGCCGGCAGGTAGACGTCGGTCCGCGAGCCGAACCGGATCAGCCCGAAGCGCTCGCCCCTCGCCAGCAGGGCGCCGACCGGCGCCCGCTGCACGATCCGCCGGGCGATCAGGCCGGTACGCTGCGCGACCACCACCGTGCCGTGCTCGGTGTCCAGCACCGTGTACGCCGCCACGTTGTGCTCGGCGTCCGGCTTCATGGCGTTGACGAAGCCGCCGTCGGCGACGAAGTAGTCGACCACCTTCCCGGCGACCGGGGCGCGGTTGACGTGCACGTCCAGCACGGAGAGGAAGACCGCCACCCGCAGCCACTCGCCGTCGCCGAAGCGCTCGTCGTGCAGGCGCTGCACCGAGAGGACCTGACCGTCCGCGGCGGCGACCACGGCCGACGGGTCCTCCGGCACGTCCCGCTCCGGATCCCGGAAGAACGCGGCCACCGGGACGGCGGCCAGCGCCGGCAGCAGCCAGAGCTTCGACTTCGGCCGGGTCACCCGGGCCAGCGCCGCCAGCCCGAGGCTGATGCCGGCCGCGGCGACGCCGTTCGAGTCGATGTGCATGCTGCGGGTCAGCGGCACGCTCGACGGCCGGTACGCCGGGGCCAGTCGGGCGGCCACGGCGGCGCTGGCCGGCGTGAAGCGGAGGTGGTGCACCCGGACCGGCGGGGAGTTGCGCAGCACCAGGTCGGTGCGGATGCCGTGCAGCACGCCCTGCCGATCCAGCTCGGTGCCGGCGCCCTCGGTCCGGAAGAGCGGCGCGGCCACGCTCAGCACCGCGCCGTCGGACAGGTACTTCGACAGCCCGTCGACCGCCATCCGAGCCTCTTCCGCGGTGCCGGTGCACGGCTCGGCGGCGATGACCACCTCGGCGGCGTCGGCCTCGGCGAGGGTGTCGATCACGCGTACCCGGTCGGCGACCCAACGGCCCTGGGCCGACACGTGCTCGCGGAGCGCGGCGGCGGAGGCCCCCTCCGCCGGCACGACGGTGAGCCGGTCGCCGGGAAGCAGCGCCTCGATCGCCGCGGCCAGGACCGGGGACTCCGGAACCGCGCCGACCAGCAGGGCGGCCTTCGGGTCGTTGCGCCGGGCGAGCTCGGTCACGAGGGTACGGGCGGCGCGCTCGCCGATGCGGACCGGACCGGACGCGCCGGAGGTGCGCACGGCGGGGGACTGGGTCATGTCGGACGGGCTCCTGACGGGTAGAGACGGGAAAGCGGCGGGACCGCCACGGCGACCTGGTCGGCTGGGCCGGGGGCGAGGCTCGGCGACCGGGACCACCGGACCCGGGCGGAACCCGGCGACGTGGCGGCCCGGCCGCGGCCGAGGCCCCACGGCGTGGGCCGGCCGGCGGTGGCGAGATCTCCACCAGCCAGCATATGCGCCGCCGGAGGAGACCCGCACCGCCGCGCTCAGCCCGGTGACCGCTCCTCGCCGTCCGGCCCCGCTGCCGGGCCGTCGCCGGCGGTCCGCTGCTCGCGGATGGCCGGTGCGTCGCCGCCGGTGGACCGCCCGGGGCTCGTCGGTCCGAGGTCGACGGTGGGCTGCTCCCGGGTCGCCGGTGCCACCTCGAGGGTGGGCTGCTCCCGGGTGGCCGCGTCCGCGCCGGTGGTGGGCGGCCCGGGGTCCGCCGGCGTCGCGGACGGCGACCAGCGCCGGTCGCCCGCCCCTCCGCTGACCGGCCGGTCCTCCGCAGCCCCGACCGCGTCGTCGCCGACCGCGTCGGTGCTCCACTCGTCGGCCTCCGGCGCCGCCGGTGGGGTCAACCCCGGGCCGCCGTCGTAGGGGGCCGACACGGTCGCCTCGGCGTCCGTCGGCGCGGCGGCGTCCCGGTCGGCGTGTCGGCCGGAGCGCAGCGCGCCGGCCAGGCCCAGCACCCCGATCAGGACGAGCGCGCCGGCCAGGAACCACCCCACCGGCGGGACCGTGAGCCCGAGGATCCGGGCCAGCAGCCACCAGACGGAGAGGGCCAGGAAGACCAGCCCGAACGCGAGCGAGACGAGGTCGGTGCGGTGGGCCTTCACCGGGTCACCTCCAGGTTGCCGGCGTTGACGTGGATCAGCAGCCGCAGCTTGCCGCCGCCGGGGCCGTCCGGGCCGACGTCGGTGCTCTCCCGGAGGTTGCCGTCCAGCCCGCCGGAGCGCTGGCCGAAGACGGTCGCGTCACCGGCGTTCACGTCGGCCACCGTGGTGACGTCGACGTTCGGCGGCACCACCACGGTCGCCTCGCCGAAGTTGATCGCCACGATGATCTGCGTCTCCTTCTTGTCGAAGTCGACCCCGCGCAGGTCGAGCACGGCGTCGCCGAAGTTGTTCTCGTACCGGGTCGCCAGGTCGCGATAGTCCGTCGGGGCCCAGGTCACGTCGCCGTCGATGCCGCGTACCCGGTCATAGGACTCGGCGACGGTGGCGACGCCGAGCGCCGCCGCGGTCACCAGGCCGAGCGCGATCAACCAGCGCGCCCGGCCGAACCAGGTGCCGACCAGCAGCCCGAGCCCGATCGTGGCCAGCGCCGCGGCGAAGTACCCGGCGGCGCCGACCGGGAAGACGTCCAGCAGGTCGAGCACGGCGACCACGCCCAGCGCCAGGAAGATCAGCGAGAACGTCACCGCGCCGAGCGGGGAGCGTTCCTTCGGCCGCTTGGGCGGCTTGGGCGCCCGCGCCGGCGGCTGCGGCGGCACCGGCGGGTACGGGCCGGCGTACGGGCCACGGGGGGCGAACGGCGCCCGGTAGCCGGTCGGCGGCAGCGGCGCGCTGACCGGCGGTACGGCGGCCGGCATCCCACCGGGGACTCCTCCGCTCGTCGGGGCGGGCGGCCAGGCCGCCGTCCCCGGTTCCGGCCAGCCGGACGCCTCGGTCGTCGGGTGGGCCGCCGACCAGGCCGGGAGGCCGCTGGTGGCCGCCCCGGCGGGCGTCCCCGGCCCACCGGTCCCCCGCACCGGCCAGCCCGTCGGCTGGCTCGCCTGACCGGCCTCCGGCCAGGTGGGCAGCCCGGCGGTGCCCGTCCCGGGCTCCGATGCCAGCGGTTCCCCGGCCGGCCGCGCGGCCGACGTCGCCGGTTGGGCCGCCGCGGTGGTCTCCCACCCGGCGGGCGTCGGCTGCCCGGACCAGGCGGGCGCGCCGGTGGCGGGCGTCCCGGCCGGCGGGGTGAAGAGGCCGGGGGCCGGCCAGCTGACCGGCGGCACGGGCCCGGGCGGTGTCGCGGGCGGGCCGGACGGGCCACCCGGCGCCGCTGGCCCTCGGTGTTCCCGGTTGAGGAGCAGCGCGCCGCCGATCAGGATGGCCGCGCCGAGCAGGACGGCCCGGAACGCGTCGGTGACGATGTAGCCGAAGCTGACCGCGACCAGGATGCTGAGCACGATGACGGTCACCGGCGACATGCTGGACCGGCCCCGGCCGAGCATCGACTCCACCGGGGAGGCGGTGTCCCCCTCGCCGGGGATGATCAGCCAGGCGGCGACGTAGATCAGGATGCCGACGCCGCCGAAGAAGCCCAGCACGGCGAGCAGCACCCGCCAGAGCACCGGGTCGGTGTTCGTGGCCCGGCCGATCGCCGCGCAGACGCCGGCCAGGTAGCGCCCCTCGCGGGGGCGGACCAGCCCGTACCGGGAGGTGAAGCCGGCGGCGCCGGGCGGCGGGGCGTACCCGGGCGGCGGGTCGCCGAGCGGCTCGGCGCCGGCGGCCGACGCGCCCGGCGGTGGGGCGGCGGGTCCGGCGGCCGACCACGACGGGTCGCCGAAGGCGTCCCCGGCCGGCGGGGCGCCCGGGCCCGAACCGGCCTGGGTGGTGGGCGCCGGTGCCGGCGCCGGGGGTGGCGGTGGCCCGTCCGGTGGTGCCGCCCCGGGCTGGGGCGGACGGGCAGCGTCCTCGGTCATGCTCCGATCCTGCTGCCCCGGGCGCCCGAGCGTCCTCCGGACCCGACCCTGACGCCACCCTGAGATCCGCGGCGGCCGAATGTCGGGGGCGTCCCCGTGGTCCGGGGCGGTCCGGCCGTGTGACGATCGGAGCGGCGCCGGAATCGGCCCGTACCTCGTCCCATGACCCGGGAGCCTCCGATCAGCAGCACCGTGACCCCACACCCGCCGCGGCTCTACCGTGCCCCCGAACACCGGCTGGCCGCGGGGGTGGCCGCCGGCATCGCGGACCACCTCGGCATCTCGGTGGTCCGGGTCCGGGTGGCCTTCATGGTGCTGCTCGGGCTGAGCGGCCTGGGCCTGCTGCTCTACGCGGCCTTCTGGGCGGTGGTCCCGCTGCGCCCCGGCGACGCCGTACCGCCCCGCCGGGACCTCGCCCAGCTCCTGCCGTTCGTCGCGATCGGGCTGGGCGTGCTGCTGACGCAGGTGATGGTCTTCGATTCGGTGGGCGCGGCCGGCACCGCCGGCTGGCTGGTTGCGATCATCGCGGTCGGCGCCGGGGTGATCTGGCACCAGTCCGCCCCGGAGCGTCGTCGGCAGTGGGGCGAGTCGATGCCGGTGCCGTGGCTCGGCGCGGTGGTGGACGAGAGCGACCGGCGGGCCTTCGTGCTCCGTTTCGTCGGCGGCGGCGTGCTGGTGGCGGTCGGCATCATCGGCGTGGCGGCGGTCTACTCGCCGGCGCAGAACTTCGACGCTGTGATCAACGGCGTGATCTTCGCGCTGGTCGGGCTGGCCGGGGTCGGCGTGGTGGCCGCGCCCGTGCTCTGGCGGACCTGGAACCAGCTCCGCTCGGAGCGGGAGGGGCGCATCCGCGAGCAGGAGCGCGCCGAGTTGGCCGCGATGGTGCACGACCAGGTGCTGCACACCCTGGCCCTGATCCAGCGCAACGCCAGCGACGTCAAGACGGTTCAGCGGCTGGCCCGGGGCCAGGAACGGTCGCTGCGGAACTGGCTCTACAAGCCGACCGGCTCACCGACCGAGCGCTTCGCCGCGGCGCTGGAACAGGCCGCCGCCGAGGTGGAGGACACATTCGCCATCACGGTGGAGGCGGTGGTGGTCGGTGACCGGGAGACGGACGAGCGGGTCGGCGCGCTGGTCGCCGCGGCCCGGGAGGCGCTGGTGAACGCCGCGCGGCACGGCGGGGTCCAGACGGTCTCGCTCTACGCGGAGGTGGAGCCGGACCAGGTCAGCGTCTTCGTGCGGGACCGGGGCAAGGGCTTCGACCCGGATACCGTGGAGGATCACCGGCACGGCGTCCGAGGGTCGATCATCGGACGGATGAAGCGGCACGGTGGCCGGGCGGAGATCCGGTCCGCGCCGGGGGAGGGGACCGAGGTGCGGCTGATCCTGCCGATCACCGGCACCGGCTCCGCGACGGAAAGGGACAGATGACCATGGCCGAGCACGGACCGGTCGAGGGGGCGCAGCCCCGGGACGGGCGGTTGCGGGTGTTCCTCGTCGACGACCACGCCATGTTCCGGGCGGGCGTACGCGCCGAGCTCGGCGGCCACCTGGAGGTGGTGGGCGAGGCGAGCACGGTGACCGAGGCGGTCACCCGGATCGCCGCCACCCAGCCCGACGTGGTGCTGCTCGACGTGCACATGCCGGATGGCGGTGGCCGGGCGGTGCTGGACGCGATGCGGCGTACCCACCCGCAGGTGAAGTTCCTCGCGCTGAGCGTGTCGGACGCGGCCGAGGACGTGATCGGGCTGATCCGGGCCGGCGCCCGGGGGTACGTCACGAAGACCATCTCGCCGGACGAGCTGACCGACGCCATCCGGCGGGTGGCCGACGGCGACGCGGTGTTCAGCCCGCGGTTGGCCGGGTTCGTGTTGGACGCGTTCGCGGCCCGGCCGGACGCGCCGGTGGCCGATCCGGAGCTGGACCAGCTCACCAACCGGGAGCGCGAGGTGCTCCGGCTGCTGGCCCGGGGGTACGCGTACAAGGAGATCGCCAAGGAGCTGTTCATCTCGATCAAGACGGTCGAGACGCACGTGTCGAACGTGCTCCGCAAGCTCCAGATGTCCAACCGGTATGAGCTGTCCCGGTGGGCGGCGGACCGCCGACTGGTGTGAGCGGGTGAGGGACCCTGACCGTTTCCGCCCAGGACTCGGTCTCCGTCGGCCGGGTTTTCCTCTTCGCCGGTTGGTGGCCGCCGCCGGTCACTCGGTGCGGAGCACGGTGAACGCCTCGGCCAGCCGGCCGGCGGGCAGCCCGGCGTTGTCGGCCACTGTGGTGAGCCGGTCGCGTACCCAGGTCTCCACGTCGAGGTGCGCGGTCTGCGAGCGGTGGGCCCGCATCGCAGCAACCGTCCGGTCGACGTACGGGGTGACGTCCACGGCGTGGTCCGGGGCGGGGCCGCCGAAGTACCAGATCTCCCGGACCACCCACGGCTGCAGCCCCTCGGCCAGCAGTTCCGGGAAGGCGAAGGGGTTGCGCGCGTCCGGGTAGACCGCGCAGGTGGTGGCCTCGCCGACCGCCAGGTGGTCCGGGTGGCTCGGGCCGGCGAGGTGCTCCCAGCGGCGCAGCGGCGAGCTGGTGAGCACCCGGTCCGGCCGGAACCGCCGGATCGCCGCGGCGACCTGCCCGCGCAGGGCGAGGCTGGGGGTGAGCGTCCCGTCGGCGTGGCCGTCGAGGAAGTCGACCCGGCGTACGCCGACCGCAGCGGCCGCGGCCCGCTGCTCCCGTTCGCGCAGCCGGGGCATCTCCTCGCGCGGTGTGTCGTCGAAGCCGCCGGAGTCGCCCCGGGTCACGATGAGGTACCCGACCTCGATGCCCTCCTCCACCCAGCTGGCGATGGTGCCCGCACAGGCGAAGTCGACATCATCCGGATGGGCAAAAACGGCCAGTGCCCGATGGACGTCGGGCAGCGCCGGAGCGGAGGCAGGGAAGCTCACAGCGACCGAGAGTACGTGCCGTCATCGCCCGGTGTGACCGCCTCTTTCCTGTTCAGCGCGGTACGACTCGCGTATTTAATGATCTTTTCTCAGGTATCGGCAACGTGGCGGCCAACTAACGGCTTGATAACGGCACCTTCACGTAATGGGCCGGTGGGTGTCACAGTGGCAGCACCTCACCCCCGGTGTGGGGCACCCCGTCGGGCCCGCCGACCACGTGACGCCGTCTAATCGTCGCGGAACGTGGCCGTCGACCCTGCGCGGTGCCGCCTCCGAAGGTGGGGAGCCCGGCGGATCGGTACCCCTGGGGTGTCCCGATTTCCTCTGCGGTAAACCGTCGGCCTGTGGTTCGGGCCGCCGGCGGCGTCACCCCCCATACGTGCGTGAAACCCACGACGGAACCAGGTTAGAAAGAGGAGGCCCCTCGGTATGAGAGTCTCGAAGCGGGCGAGCGGCGCCCTCGCGGTGGGCGCGGCGTTCGCGCTCGTCGCGTCCGGCTGCTCCAGCGGCGACAGCGGGAACGGCGGTGACCCCGGCGCCAGCAAGGACGGCGCGATCGTCATCGACGGCGGCCAGCCGGAGAACCCCCTGGTTCCGGCGAACACCACCGAGACCCAGGGCGGCAAGGTCGTCGACTGGTTGTGGACCGGCCTGGTCGAGTACCCGAACAACGGTGGCGCGCCGCAGAACGCGCTGGCCGAGTCGATCGACACGACCGACTCCAAGGTCTTCAAGATCAAGATCAAGCAGAACACCAAGTTCCACGACGGCACCACCGTCAAGGCCGAGAACTTCGTCAAGGCCTGGAACTGGGCGGCGTACGGCCCGAGCGGCGCGCAGAACGCCAGCTTCTTCTCCGACATCCAGGGCTTCTCGGACGTCTACACCGAGGACCCGGACGGCCCGGAGGGCCCGCAGAAGGCCCCGGAGCCGAAGTCCAAGGAGATGTCCGGCCTCAAGGTCGTCGACGACTGGAACTTCGAGGTCACGCTCGCCGCGCCGACCGCCGTGTTCCCGACCAAGCTCGGCTACAGCGCCTTCATGCCGCTGCCGGACGTGTTCTTCACGCAGAAGCCGGAAGAGTTCGGCAAGAAGCCGGTCGGTAACGGCCCGGTCAAGTTCGTGTCGTGGCAGGACGACGTCGAGATCAAGCTGACCCGCTTCGACGACTACAACCTGCGCGACAAGATGAAGATCAAGGACGTCACCGTCAAGCTCTACCAGGACGACACGGCGGCCTACAACGACCTGGTCTCCAACAACCTGGACTTCCAGCAGCAGGTCCCGGTCTCCGCGCTGGCCGGTGACAAGTGGAAGTCGGACCTGGGCGACCGGGCCATCGCTTCCACCACCCCGTCGACGGGCATCATCGCCTTCCCGATCTACGACAAGCGCTTCCAGAACCCGAAGCTGCGTCGGGCGATCTCGATGTCCATCAACCGGCAGGAGATCACCGACAAGATCTTCTTCGGTAACCGCAAGCCGGCCGACAGCTGGGCCAACCCGCTGACCCCGGGTGCCGAGCCGGGCAACTGCACCGCCTGCAAGTTCGACGTCACCGAGGCCAAGAAGCTCCTCAACGAGGCCGGTGGCTTCCAGGGCAAGCTGACCCTGTCGTACAACGCGGACGCCAGCCACAAGGCGTGGATGGAGGCCGTCGCCCAGCAGATCAAGACCAACCTGGGTATCGACGCCGTCGCCGTCGGTGTGCCGACCTTCGCGGTCTTCCGGGCGAACATCAACGCCCACAAGATGACCGGTGCCTACCGGGCCGGCTGGCAGCAGGACTACCCGGACGTGGAGAACTGGATCAACCCGCTCTACGTGACCGGTGGCTCCTCGAACGACGGCAAGTACAGCAACCCGCAGGTCGACGCCCTCGCCAAGGAGGCCTCCGCGGCCGCCAGCATCGAGGAGTCGCACAAGAAGTTCGCTGAGGCCGTCAAGCTCATCGACCAGGACGTTCCGTCGATGCCGATCTACTTCCAGGGCCAGCAGTCCGGCCACTCGGAGAAGATCAAGAAGATGGAGCTGAGCAACGTCGGCGAGATCGACATCACCTCGGTCGAGCTCTGATCCGAACGGTCTGACCCCGGGTCGGGCTCGCCTACCGGTGAGCCCGACCCGGGGCCGTTCCGCGAGGGGTGTACAACAAACCCCTCGCACGTTGTCACCACCCGTGTCGGCCGTCCGACGCGCGCCCCCTGTCTGGAGGACCACCCCATGGGCCGTTATCTCTTGAGACGGCTGCTGCAACTCGTGCCGGTCTTCATCGGCACGACGTTCCTGATCTACTGGCTCGTCTGGTCGGTGCCGGGCGACCCGTTCGCCGGCAAGTGCGGCGACCGCGGTTGTCCGCCCAACTTCCGAGCGATGATGACCGAGAAGTACCATCTCGACCAGTCGATCTGGGTGCAGTACGCCAGCTACATGAAGAACCTTTTCCAGGGTGACTTCGGCATCACGTTCAGCGGTCGTTCGATCAACGACATCATCGTGACGTCGTACCCCAACACCCTGAAGCTGGCGGTGGTCGCGCTCGCCATCGAGGCCGTCATCGGTCTCGGCGCCGGCGTGCTGACCGGTCTCCGACGCAACGGCTTCCTGGACAACCTGGTCCTGGTCTCCACCCTCTTCCTGATCGCGCTGCCGGTCTTCGTGGTCGGCTTCGTGCTGCAGTGGCTCTTCGGCGTCAAGTGGGGCATCGTCACCCCGACGGTCTCCAACGAGATGCGTTTCTCCGAGCTGATCGTCCCGGGCTTCGTGCTCGGCAGCGCCTCGATGGCGTACATCGCCCGGGTGGCGCGGACCAGCATCGCGGAGAACCGCCGCGCCGACTACGTCCGCACCGCCATCGCCAAGGGGCTGCCCATGCGCCGGGTGGTGGGCGTGCACCTGCTGCGTAACTCGCTGATCCCGGTCGTCACCCTGCTCGGCACCGACCTCGGCGCCCTGATGGGTGGCGCGATCGTCACCGAGGGCATCTTCGGCATCAACGGGATCGGCCGCCAGGTCCTCCGGGCCATCGTCACCAAGGAGAGCGCTACGGTTGTCTCCATCGTGGTGGTCCTGGTGCTCGTCTATCTCCTGATGAACCTGCTGGTGGACCTGCTCTACGCCGCCCTGGACCCGAGGATCCGCTATGAGTGACCCGAGTGCCGCTTCGATCGTCAGCACCCCCCGCCCCGAGCAGCCGACCGAGTTCGGCGCCCCGACCAACGCCGGCCTGCCGGCCAGCGCGAAGCAGCAGAAGCCGCGTGGCCTGCTCGCCGACGCCTGGCTGGACCTGCGCCGCAAGCCGCTGTTCTGGATCTCGGCGGTGTTCATCGCCCTGTTCGTGGTGATGGCGGCGTTCCCGTCCCTGTTCACCTCTGGCGACGCCGTGAACGGTGCGCTGTCGCACAGCCGGGTGGAGCCCTCGGCCGACGCTTGGTTCGGCT
The window above is part of the Micromonospora inositola genome. Proteins encoded here:
- a CDS encoding NUDIX hydrolase — encoded protein: MTTSLEPLRRIAAYAVCADQAGRVLLVRASERSGTPGTWSLPGGAVDHGEDPKHTVVRETAAETGLSVAVSGLADVLADMRALAERGITLHTDRLLYTVSLRGGTLTERVDRPTDLARWVTLDEARALPLRSFTARALGLPASSADVVPEEVPEFPSFYAVPGPDGLHRAQRFAAYAVVTDPEERVLLTRVSDGYPGAGCWHLPGGGTDYGEQPGAALIRELVEETGQTGRLVELLGVASHRDAASLGPEGYPIDWHGVRAFYRVVVDQPAPPTVTDVGGSTCEARWFRREELTALPADRLTEVTAEAVQAAQLL
- a CDS encoding ATP-binding protein, coding for MTREPPISSTVTPHPPRLYRAPEHRLAAGVAAGIADHLGISVVRVRVAFMVLLGLSGLGLLLYAAFWAVVPLRPGDAVPPRRDLAQLLPFVAIGLGVLLTQVMVFDSVGAAGTAGWLVAIIAVGAGVIWHQSAPERRRQWGESMPVPWLGAVVDESDRRAFVLRFVGGGVLVAVGIIGVAAVYSPAQNFDAVINGVIFALVGLAGVGVVAAPVLWRTWNQLRSEREGRIREQERAELAAMVHDQVLHTLALIQRNASDVKTVQRLARGQERSLRNWLYKPTGSPTERFAAALEQAAAEVEDTFAITVEAVVVGDRETDERVGALVAAAREALVNAARHGGVQTVSLYAEVEPDQVSVFVRDRGKGFDPDTVEDHRHGVRGSIIGRMKRHGGRAEIRSAPGEGTEVRLILPITGTGSATERDR
- a CDS encoding phosphatidylserine decarboxylase; its protein translation is MTQSPAVRTSGASGPVRIGERAARTLVTELARRNDPKAALLVGAVPESPVLAAAIEALLPGDRLTVVPAEGASAAALREHVSAQGRWVADRVRVIDTLAEADAAEVVIAAEPCTGTAEEARMAVDGLSKYLSDGAVLSVAAPLFRTEGAGTELDRQGVLHGIRTDLVLRNSPPVRVHHLRFTPASAAVAARLAPAYRPSSVPLTRSMHIDSNGVAAAGISLGLAALARVTRPKSKLWLLPALAAVPVAAFFRDPERDVPEDPSAVVAAADGQVLSVQRLHDERFGDGEWLRVAVFLSVLDVHVNRAPVAGKVVDYFVADGGFVNAMKPDAEHNVAAYTVLDTEHGTVVVAQRTGLIARRIVQRAPVGALLARGERFGLIRFGSRTDVYLPADAAEPLVGPGDKVVGGSTVIARWV
- a CDS encoding CDP-alcohol phosphatidyltransferase family protein yields the protein MRRSSTFARQVLLVRVGRREGAVAGTDLVVPDHRYADRQRRRYGRFDRTEVEAIMPVSPALAPTSPVDDDASAMSIPLLPGERTAARRMKFALVNACTLSSLMLGMLAIFLAMQGEVRVAALCLIACVVFDGLDGALARKLGVASPFGAQMDSLADMCSFGLAAPVVVYASLAGSVPPAAAAVACALVAACAAIRLARFNVSPKDGRFFCGVPTTMAAAVLALTVAIGLPVSGLVLVGGVALLAFAMVSSFPYAKLARLVKLPPWLWLAPVVGALVDIRLTFALVVVGYLVSGPLLWLHQRRTA
- a CDS encoding NUDIX domain-containing protein, producing the protein MEQRRRIGAYGVCRDGERVLLVRGSAAADFPGVWQLPGGGLDHAEHPEAAVVREFAEETGLAVEAAGLRDAVADVTRFPDLGVALHTDRIIFDVTPTGGTLRDEVDQTTDLAAWFTPAEAAGLSLLPFTAELLGLPVTPLPARTARAPFEPAPTDRRQRFAAYGLVTDPAGRVLLTMIADGYPGAGKWHLPGGGTDHGEQPAAGLLRELVEEAGQLGRVVDLLAVDNLHNPAALGPEGRPLDWHGVRVIYRVRVDAPTEAMVTELAGGSTARAAWFAPEQISELRLTDVAVLATGRRGR
- a CDS encoding PspC domain-containing protein, whose protein sequence is MTEDAARPPQPGAAPPDGPPPPPAPAPAPTTQAGSGPGAPPAGDAFGDPSWSAAGPAAPPPGASAAGAEPLGDPPPGYAPPPGAAGFTSRYGLVRPREGRYLAGVCAAIGRATNTDPVLWRVLLAVLGFFGGVGILIYVAAWLIIPGEGDTASPVESMLGRGRSSMSPVTVIVLSILVAVSFGYIVTDAFRAVLLGAAILIGGALLLNREHRGPAAPGGPSGPPATPPGPVPPVSWPAPGLFTPPAGTPATGAPAWSGQPTPAGWETTAAAQPATSAARPAGEPLASEPGTGTAGLPTWPEAGQASQPTGWPVRGTGGPGTPAGAATSGLPAWSAAHPTTEASGWPEPGTAAWPPAPTSGGVPGGMPAAVPPVSAPLPPTGYRAPFAPRGPYAGPYPPVPPQPPARAPKPPKRPKERSPLGAVTFSLIFLALGVVAVLDLLDVFPVGAAGYFAAALATIGLGLLVGTWFGRARWLIALGLVTAAALGVATVAESYDRVRGIDGDVTWAPTDYRDLATRYENNFGDAVLDLRGVDFDKKETQIIVAINFGEATVVVPPNVDVTTVADVNAGDATVFGQRSGGLDGNLRESTDVGPDGPGGGKLRLLIHVNAGNLEVTR